One genomic segment of Gemmatimonadaceae bacterium includes these proteins:
- a CDS encoding glycosyltransferase family 1 protein: protein MKRIGILLTSEGGGGAFQYTQAVLDAVLALPRSEFSLVAAVTHEFWLQRLDAGVEVVQLESTSWNNALNRVWHYSRLPVSLWRRSASRLDSNVRKLISAACDLWVCPNHERYAFRAPVPTLGTVHDLMHRYESRFPEVGDNGEFESREFHFRETCRWARGVMVDSETGARQLVDSYGIDSRKVYVLPYIPPGYIFDRPIARDNRVGRVMALPPKFFFYPAQFYRHKNHSALITALSRMLGQYPDVRLVLAGATDRNAYSDVKEQVSALGMTENVTFMGYVADETMPELYIRARALIMPTFFGPTNIPQLEAFALGCPVATSRIYGIPDQVGDAALLFDPASVEEIHEALVRLWTDDALCAVLTARGYAHAKRWGRPQFRGRVREIIEALV, encoded by the coding sequence CTGCTGTTACTCATGAATTCTGGTTGCAGCGGCTCGACGCGGGGGTCGAAGTTGTTCAGCTGGAGAGTACCTCGTGGAACAACGCGCTGAATCGTGTGTGGCACTACTCAAGACTGCCGGTCAGCCTCTGGCGCCGTTCGGCAAGCCGTCTCGACTCGAATGTGAGAAAACTGATTTCTGCCGCGTGCGATCTGTGGGTTTGCCCAAACCACGAACGGTACGCGTTCCGCGCCCCGGTGCCGACGCTGGGCACGGTCCACGATCTGATGCACCGCTACGAGTCCCGCTTTCCCGAGGTTGGGGACAATGGTGAGTTCGAATCACGCGAGTTTCATTTTCGGGAAACATGTCGCTGGGCGCGCGGCGTGATGGTCGATTCGGAAACAGGAGCGCGCCAACTGGTGGACTCCTATGGAATCGATTCCCGAAAAGTATATGTGCTCCCATATATTCCTCCGGGGTATATCTTCGACCGCCCGATTGCCCGCGACAACCGTGTGGGGCGCGTTATGGCACTGCCGCCAAAGTTTTTTTTCTATCCGGCCCAGTTTTACAGGCATAAGAATCACTCCGCGCTCATAACGGCTTTATCCCGCATGCTCGGTCAGTACCCGGACGTGCGGCTTGTGCTGGCAGGCGCGACGGACCGGAACGCTTACAGCGATGTGAAAGAGCAGGTCAGTGCACTGGGCATGACGGAAAACGTCACTTTCATGGGATACGTGGCGGACGAGACGATGCCGGAGCTCTACATTCGCGCGCGCGCGCTGATCATGCCCACATTCTTTGGACCCACGAATATCCCCCAGCTCGAAGCGTTCGCACTTGGCTGTCCGGTTGCAACATCCCGAATCTATGGCATCCCGGATCAGGTCGGCGATGCGGCACTGTTGTTTGATCCGGCGTCGGTAGAGGAGATACATGAAGCACTTGTGCGGCTGTGGACGGACGACGCGCTTTGCGCCGTGCTGACGGCAAGGGGGTACGCCCATGCGAAACGATGGGGAAGGCCGCAGTTTCGCGGACGGGTGCGCGAAATCATAGAGGCGTTGGTGTGA